In Pseudomonas saponiphila, the genomic stretch CACCGGCGATTGGCCGGGGTGAGGCGCAACGCCTCAACCCTGGGCCGATTTCAACGCGCCTGCCACGCAGTCGAGGATCTGGCCGATGGTCCAGGGCTTGCGGATGAAGGACACCGGATAGCGCACCCCGGAACTCTCGGGGGTTTCGAAACCCGACATCACCACGATCGGCAGCGACGGCCAGCGTTCAGCGCACAGGTTGCTCAGGCTGGCGCCGTTGAGCGTGCCGGGCATGCTGATATCGGTCAGCAACAGGGCCACGTCCGCCGCATGCTCCTGCAAAAAGTCCCAGGCTCGATCGGCACTGTCCATGGCCCGGGTGGCAAACCCCTCGTCCTGCAGAATCTCGCACAGGAACTCCAGCACCGTCGGTTCATCCTCCACCACCAGGATCAAGCGAGAGGTGGCGTCGGGGCTGACGGACGAGGCTGGGCACATGGGGCTGACACTCCCTGGAAAGTTGAGCATTGCGCGGACAGGACCGCTGACTAGAGTTATGAGCGGCAGCTTGAGGATAAATTCACTCCCGATGCATGCACGGTGATTTTTTCGGACAGGTCCGAGCAGGGCCGCAATAATGCAGGCCCGATAGCAGCGCAACCACAAAGAGCGGTCATCCATGGAGTTCGATCCCCAATACCTGGCCCAGGCCCCGCATCTGGTGGTATTCACTGGCGCCGGCGTCTCGGCGGAAAGTGGCATCCCGACCTTTCGCGACGCCCTCAGCGGCCTCTGGGAGCACTTCGACCCGGCACAGCTGGCCACGCCACAGGCCTTCCGCGCCAACCCGGCGCTGGTCTGGGGCTGGTATGAATGGCGGCGCCGGAAAATGCTCCAGGCCCAGCCCAACCCGGCGCACCTGGCGATAGCCGAACTGGCGCGCCGGGTGCCGCGCCTGACCCTGATCACCCAGAACGTCGACGACCTGCACGAGCGCGCCGGCAGCCCATCGGTGCTGCACCTGCATGGCAGCCTGCATACACCGCAATGCTTTGCCTGCAACCGCCCGTTCAAGGGAAAACTGCCCTGCCCCGATCTGCCGGAACAAGGTGGCAGCCTGGAGCCACCGCGGTGCAGCGGCTGCAACGGCAAGATCCGCCCCGGGGTGGTGTGGTTCGGTGAATCCTTGCCGCAGGCGATCCTCAAGGCCGCCTTCCAGGCGGCCGACGACTGCGACCTGCTGCTGTCGGTGGGCACCTCGGGGCTGGTGCAACCGGCGGCGCAGATCCCCCAACGGGCCCTGCAACAGGGGGCCAGGGTGGTGCACATCAATCCGCAGCCCCAGGAGTGCCGCGCGCCGCAGGAGTACAGCCTGACGGGCCCGGCCGGCCAGCTTCTGCCGCAACTCGTGCAGCGAGCCTTCGCCTGATTCCCCGGGCGGATCGTCATTTTTCCCGCCAAAACGGCCCGGCATGAGGTAGATTCAAGCAGCGAATAACCTCGCAACGACGTTTGCTTTCTTGCCCTGCCGCTGGAAACCAAGCCCCGTACCGGTGGCTCTGTTCACTGCCCCGCCGTTTTTTTCGCCACTGACCGCACTGGGCGCGGTGGCGCCGATTTCAGGAAATGGATTAATGCCGCAAAGACACGTGATCAATGCTTCGGTGAGCCCGAAAGGCAGCCTGGAGACCCTCTCGCAACGTGAAGTGCAACAACTCAGCGCCGCCGGCTCCGGCAGCATCTACACCCTGTTCCGCCAGTGCGCCCTGGCCATTCTCAATACCGGCGCCCACGTCGACAACGCCAAGACCATCCTCGACGCCTACCACGACTTCGAAGTGCGCATTCACCAGCAGGATCGCGGCGTGCGCCTGGAATTGCTCAACGCGCCG encodes the following:
- a CDS encoding response regulator — encoded protein: MCPASSVSPDATSRLILVVEDEPTVLEFLCEILQDEGFATRAMDSADRAWDFLQEHAADVALLLTDISMPGTLNGASLSNLCAERWPSLPIVVMSGFETPESSGVRYPVSFIRKPWTIGQILDCVAGALKSAQG
- a CDS encoding SIR2 family NAD-dependent protein deacylase, producing the protein MEFDPQYLAQAPHLVVFTGAGVSAESGIPTFRDALSGLWEHFDPAQLATPQAFRANPALVWGWYEWRRRKMLQAQPNPAHLAIAELARRVPRLTLITQNVDDLHERAGSPSVLHLHGSLHTPQCFACNRPFKGKLPCPDLPEQGGSLEPPRCSGCNGKIRPGVVWFGESLPQAILKAAFQAADDCDLLLSVGTSGLVQPAAQIPQRALQQGARVVHINPQPQECRAPQEYSLTGPAGQLLPQLVQRAFA